Genomic window (Acinonyx jubatus isolate Ajub_Pintada_27869175 chromosome B1, VMU_Ajub_asm_v1.0, whole genome shotgun sequence):
TTGAGCACATTATTTGGTTTTACAGGTTTATACCTATTTTAAATCCACCCCCTAGTAGTCTTTTTTAACACTTCCTGTCTATCCCttcatcctttcttcttcttctactcaGTCATTTAAAATCCATATCTGTTGTTTCCATTCAGACACTTTGATATTCACTTTGGGTGGCGGTGGGGGAGTGGATAATTGATATGgttaacatgttttattttgttttgttttggtttgttttgtattAAGTTCAGAATCAAGTCCTGACTTCCAGGAGCTCTGTAGAAGGGAAAATAGGAACATTTCTAGCATAAGACAGACAAAAGATCTACCATAATTGGTTTTCCATACatcttttgtattgttttttgtgACCCATGGAAATAAACTAGTCTGGAGACAGAGTGTAAACTCTCAAAAAATACTTCAAATCTCCTGCTGGGCTGGAACAGGAAATGCTTTTAAACAGTAAACAGTAAACATATGGAACCTTTTAGCCCCAAGAACttatgcaaatgaaaacataaatagcTGTGAGAGGTTTAGATATTACTCATggataaaaagaatacataacaATTTTGGCAAAAAATAAGTTTGACAGCACACGTATCAATGAGGATGTAGACCAAAGGAAATGCTAGACACTGTTTGTAGGAGCACAATCTTGTTCAACAACTTTGGAAAAGAAGTTGATATCCTGTTGAAAAGTTAAAAGCCACGTATCTTATGACCTGTTTCACTCATGTATACCCTAGAGAAACCTCTTGGATGTGCTTCAGaaggcatatgaaaaaatgttccgAGAGGCAAtgttcataatattaaaaaactgaaaacaatccaaatatccaccAGCAGGAAAGGGCCTAAATATAGTATATTCACAAGATGGAAACACTACTGAATATGAATGAACTTCTCTACATGCAGAAATATGGATGCATCTTGAAAACATGTTGATGAAAAAAGCAATTCACAGAATAACTATGTAtagtataggggtgcctaggtggctcagtgggttgagtgtctgactcttgatttcggctcaggtcactatccaGGATCATGgtatcgagccccacatcaggctccatactgagcatggagcctgcttaagactctctctctctctctctctctctctctctctctctctctctccctccctctccctctctctctctcttcctccttccctccttctctctctctccttgcctctctcccccacttgctctctctctctaaaaaaataatatatatagttatataatataaaatatactatattttatattatatacatactataaaatatactatattttatattatatatactatatactatattacatacagtatatagtatatatatacactatatactatattacatatagtatatatacactatataaaaaatatatggtatatataaaatatagtatatataaaaaatatatatagcatagtTTATACTACTTTTATACaactcaaaaatatacaaagctAAAACAAATATGTTCTTTTAGGGATCCATACATAAGTGATAGAATCTAGTTTAAAAGTCAGACGAATGATTAAtacaaaaatcagaattttgatTTCCTCCAGGGGCAAATAAGCCAGAGGGTGGGATTGGGAAGGCAATGCAAGTAGCTTCCATAGTCTTGGTAATGATTTAATTCTTAAATTGAGCAGGGTTTATTAGGGTTAATTTGTGCTTCATAACTCAAATGTATATTACAAATACCCTTTTGATACCTAAATGATCTTTGAGTGGAAAATAAAAGTGTACACTTCCCTAATCTTCTGGGTAGACTTGATGGAAAACTTCCATCTTTTCCCTGAAAATGTAATTTGGTACCAATACAGATAAAACTCTGGGCAAGATGGATCATTAGTCTGATCAGGGatgtctttttaagaaaaaaaaagtttctaatttcAACATACTAAATGCTTATTATAGAAAATGGGGAAAACcagagaaacataaagaaaaaaaggtatagCATCTGTAGACCCACAATCTAGGTATAATCACTTTTAAcgttttgttatattttcctctagtttttttaaatatgatataccacttaaaaatatacattttcctatttctatttgGAATCCTGTTTCCCTGAACACAGTAGTGATGCTTtgtgtatacaaatatacatttggTGTATTTGTAGTCTAATGTTCGGTTTTAAGTTCTAGTACACAATTCATCCATATAAATGATAACttaattttagcatttttctGATTGGAAACTTTAAGAAATTAGAGAAGGATAATCATTTGTCAAGTTTTCCCAGTCCTTTCCACtataatttttaacttctaaatcAATTACagatatttatatgaaaagacGGAAGGAATCTTTCTTTCGATGATCTGTTGTCTTAGACTCTGATTTCAATGTAAAAATAcgtttttctgaaatatttttaaaatggtttcataTTATTTCTAAAGTTTTGAAAACAGGGAAAAATTTCTCATGATAATTCATAATTTGAAAggcattttcccctttcctgacCATACGTACAAAAGATTAATAGCATGGTgtctaaatgtttttttcccaaggtatatattttttatttttaaaactttattcctTTAAAACTACCTCAACCTACACTCAAGTGTTGAGATGATTGACAGCATCAGAGGTAGAagatattttaatgcatttttacaGCTATAAAGTATAAGAAGTTCTAAACACTTATCATTGATTTTAATGATGGAATTGTGAAATCTTATAGGAGCTGAAATACTCTTTATATCTCTCCCACCCTGGATTCCTAAAATTGTTCTGATTCAGAAGGACTGTGGTGACactggacattaaaaaaaattttttttaatatttattatttctgagacagagacagagcatgagtgggggaggggcagggagagagggagacacagaatctgaaacaggctccaggttccgagctgtcagcacagagcccaatgtggggctcgaactcacaaaccatgagctcataacctgagcagaagtcagttgctcaaccgactgtgccacccaggcgccccatgacccTGGACATTTTTACAGGTGACTCTGAGTCCCCACCAGACATGAGCACTACTGCTCCATGCTTAAGGACAttaatcaaacaaaaaacaaaaacaaatactcaaactaaaattctcttttgaaaGCAGCCCTCATGTTAGCCTGGGAGGCAGATCAATATTCCACTCCTATCTGTCAACTTCTGGGAGACACTGACAGCTTGGATGATGTCCCTTGCACCCTGTCCAGAGTAGTTCTGTAACTGATGAATATGGGAGACTCTAACCCCATCCAAAGACCCTCCAATTCTCTTGTGGATAGAAGAGCACATTATTTTTCTCACTTACAAAAATACTAAATGCTTCAAGAGCCCATTGCTTCCTGAAAGTCCACAGTGAATATAAAGGGGATTTGGGCTAAAGAAAATTGGGAGATGGCCCTAAAAAATGATTCAAcggctttttttctcttttggccagcTCACCATGGGACTGTTTCTGAGGAGTATCTACCACTGATAACCATTTGGTTTGATATTAATGGCTTTACAAAGAGACCAGAtggctgggagagggagaaaatggtaAATATGAGCCCACAGCAATGTCAGAAGGTTACCAGTTTGTAGCACTCTCTGTGAGCTAGTTCATataataaatacctttaaaataaataactacaggCTTAGGGGACAAGGGTAAAACTGTCTAACCAGGTGTTGGAATTCATTTAGGAAAGAGCCAGCAGTTTTCATTTAACCTCTTGAAAAGATTTATGCATGGCCTTTCcaaccacaaaagaaaacacaaccacAGGACAAATTACTCTTGAATGTTTCAGAAGATAGAACTATAATCACAGCAACAATAGAACTTATGCAGAGATTAAAGTTTaagaagctttaaaatatttttagttcttttcatcTGCAAGTGTTTAGACTACCTTCAGAGAAGCTTTTCAACAGTTTCCTCACTGGAAAGAGTTGAGAAGTTTTATAAAGCCAAGGTTACTGGGGtgatttggtttttaaatttcctttaaaagagagggagagaagaaaccaGTACCGGCTGCAAACACTTGTCCACCAAAGAGGACTGAGATAACAGAAACTGAGTTTTGTGGAGAAACAGTAGATAGATCTGACTATAGAGGTCAGATCTTTCGTCCTCATTTCTAGAAATCAAGCTTGTTTGTTTGGTGTACCTTGGAGAAATACGTACTTTCAAACGGACTGCCCACGAGTCTCCTTAGCAGCCGAGCAAGTCCAGTGGCCCTCAGCCAAGTAACCCAAGGAGTACTTCAAAGTCAACCGGAAGCTACCCATGAAACCTCATACAAAGTCCTGTAATAGGAAGTcacaaaaatataagagaaaatgcaCCTGCTTAAATGTAAGGACAGTAGCAGCCCTTGAGTTATCTAATAGCAAATAtgtaacagagagaaagaagtacaTGCAGAACAGTCCTTGAACCTGAGTCCAGTTTAGAAATCCATACCTTTGGTTAatacttctgaaggactgaggatcctacaaagaagcaaaaatttcACGGAGAAGAGGCAGTATCATTGTGTCAATGGAATTAGCTGGAAACTTTCTGGGGTAAGAAATCAGAGGCTGTCATTTCCCCTCTCCTGTGTTCTTTTAGGCAAAATGAACAGTGGTGAGTGGTTCCAGTGGGCAGCTTTGGCTGGAACTGGTATTCTAGAAGACAGTCAATGCTCATTCAAAAGCCCCTGCCTTTAAACTGTTGCCCTCCTGATTTTTTCTGCCAAACTAAAGATATAATGGGCTGCTGAGAAGGGTCTCGCAGAGCACAGGACTGACACTGAAGCTAAGGCTTTTCAAACTCCAGGGTGCTGGTCACTCACTGGGCAACGCTGGGATAGTGAGtcttcctgtgcctcagtctccctgtgCCAACATCCTGGGCTGTTCCAGGAGAGGACCAGAGAAGTTAATCTCCAAGGTTCTCTCCAGTACTGAACTTCTGGGTCAAAGAAAAGGGGAGATAGGTGCCAACAGGAGAGGAGGCATGTCTGACCTGGCTTAAGCCTGTGAGCACTGTGACGGGAGCCATTGGTACAGATTTTTCAATGGGAGGGCACATAACACCCTAAAAACAGGAAGATTTCACTGTAATAGGACAAGTGCCTTGAGCCCAAGACTCTCTTACAGTAGAATGGCTTCTTGTCCTACCTGAAAGCCTCTTCAAGTGGCCCAGAGGAGAGGTAAAGACATTTATTAGGGAGCACAAGCTGCAGGTCACAGTAGAGAAGGTTGTAACAGCATCAGGTACACTATGCAGGTAGATCAGTGAAGTGTGGCTCCTCTCCAGGCACCAACCACATCAAAACCTACTCAGGATTATGCTGGATGATTTTGCAATTGTTTGTTTAAACAACAAACCAACGTGATTCCCACACTTGTGCATGTCTTTTACTGTCAGCAAAGTTAAGTCCTGACCTGTTTGCACCAAACCCTCAGTCAAGGTCTTCAAGACTGTAACTTCCTACACCTCCCTACATCTTAAATtgtgagaagggggaggaggggtgcacatctgccttgtttgtttgtttggtttggtttcgtTTTGCCCCAGCTCAGAGGCCATTTAAGTATGGAAAGGGTGCAGCAGGAAGTCGTGGTACCCAGAATTTGCTAAAGCGATGTTTGGCTCTGAAGTAAGGAAAATACGAGAGACTTTGAAGTTGGTAATGAAGCGGGCTCTCGACCACGTACGCCCTGCTACAATGTCCAGACAGCGCTAGGCAGTGAACCGCGCGTTGAGGGGAGGCTGTGGATTCTCGGCTTTAGTTAGAAAAacgggggtggaggggtgggagggatggcGAAGTAGGCTGCAGACTGCAGAGTGACTCACACAAGCCCTCAGGTGAGCATTTCTCCTGATGTTCTCAGCTACCGGCCTTGAGAACTCCAGGAGGGAACGACGTGAAAGGGGGAGATGAAAAGTGCTgctccaggcgcccccccccccccgccctttaaGAAGTAACTGCTGTCCGGGTCATTTCTTTGTAGTAGGGGTGGGGTGTACAGCCCTCCTAGGCTAAACCACGTTAGAGACAGAAGGACGCGTTCCGGTGAGGTGTGTCCCCACCCCCGCGATCTGTCAGGGCTGTCCCTTTGAAGGCGATTTTCAAAACCGCCGCCGAGCCTCCTCCGCTCGTTCCTGGGAGCCTCCGGGCCAGGAGGGCGCGTCATCGTCCTCCGccgccccggccccgggcccCGCGGAAAGTTGCCGTGAGAACCGCCGGGCAGGCCCGGAGGCCGGAGGACGCGCGGCTCTGCGGTGGGACCCTTCGGCGCGCCCGGCCAGGAGCCCGGGGACCCGCGCGACCGTGCGCCCGCGGAAGGGGACAGCCCCGCGCGCAGAGGTGCCGGGCCGGCCGCGCCCGGGATCCCCGTCCCTCCGCACTACCCGTCCGCCCGCGGCCTCGCTCACCGCCGCCGCTCCTTCCGTCCCCGCAGGCGCGCCGAGACCATGTCGGCGGAGACCGCGAGCGGCCCCACCGAGGACCAGGTGGAGATCCTGGAGTACAACTTCAACAAGGTCAACAAGCACCCGGACCCAACCACGCTGTGCCTCATCGCGGCCGAGGCCGGCCTTTCCGAGGAGGAGACCCAGGTGAGCCCCGCACGCGCCCCGACCCCCTGCCCGCCGCGACCCCCTGCCCGCCGCGGCCGTCTCGCGAATGCGGGGTCCCCCTCGCGCTCGACTCCCACCTCGCCGCCCTTCCCCTATCTTCCGTCGCTTCTGCCGGCACCCCGGGAGTTCAAACCCCGCTGCGCTCCACCGCCGCATCCCAGCTTCCCGGCTCCGGGGGCGCCCCGTCTGCCCCCCAGTCCCAGCTCCCCCAGGAACCATTCAGAAACCTCACGATCACCCTTCCTTCTCCGTGCGTTTCCACTCTCCCCACAGCCCGGGAGAAACGCGCTCTTCTCTCTCCAGGTTAGGAGCTGCGTCCCTGGTCCACTctcaccgccccccgcccccccaacccggCACCGCCACTCAACTTCTCCCCTGGGCTGTGGGCGCAACTTTCGGAAGAGGTGCCTGCTTGCGCTCTCTGAGCCCAGCGCCCTCAAATGTATTCTCGGCCAGAGTCTCAAAGCTGGAAGGGACCTTAAACGATCAGCTATAAACTCCGTCCTGGCTTTGGCAACCCAGGAAACTAAGGCCAAGAGGGAGAGAACCGCTAGGATGGCAAGGGTCTTTAAGCTTGCTCTTTCTACCCCGTCACACTGCAGCTTCCCCTTAGCTGCAGAGCTAACATTGCATATATCGAGGgagatttcacattttaaaaaattccagtcttttttctgGAGTTTTCCAAGAagctaagcatctgacatcaCGACTGAAGGGAGTGGAAGCAGATGTCCCCTTAAGTGCATTAGATtgatgtatctatttttaaaagcacctgTGTTATTGGGAAATTTGTTTAGGGTAGATGGTGAATGCAATAATGCCCATGATTATTAACCTTCAGGTGCAATGTTGACCCCTTCAGCTGCCTGTTTTTTAAAACCCTGTCCAGAGTTTATCtgatttctattttccctttGGTCATGGAAAGACAATTAGTTATGCATGAAGATACTACTACTTGGAACCACTCTAGCATCTCTCCCACGGGAGCCCAAAGCACTTCCACACTCCTAGTCTCAACTCTAGAGACATtctcattcttcccattttatagattagagCATCAAGCACTTTGACCTCTCCTCATATCGAACCATACTTAGGTGAGGCTTTAAAGCTTGTAAAGGGTGCTTCAGTGTATCATCAAACCAAGACCCTGGACCCCAAGTCTAAAATGACTTTTACTAATTAAGCCAGATGCACTTTGGAGAAATTGCCCATAGAAAATCCGGCTGTTCCTAGGTCAGATAGAAAGTCAAGTGTATCTGTTTTTAGCAAAGGGAATAGCTGTCTGACTAACCAGAACTTAATGGAAGGTGACTTACTGTAACCCAAGTCTAACAGTTCATGTTTCTTGGAACCCCCTGAGGAGGCAGCCTGCTGAAGCTTTATCATTTAAAATCCCACACTATATGTAGAAAAGAAGAGTGATCACAGAGATAAGAACTCATCTATTAAAAAGAAGGCTGCGGATTTATTGTGGGCACTGTACCAACTAGGGGTCTGAGCTCTTCTCAGCCTCTAATTCCACCACAGATCACCCTTACCTGTAAGGCAGAATAATTATGTTGCCCTTTGTGATGACTGATACTTGCCAGGTATTGTTCCAGTCACCCTCCAAGTATTAAATCACTTGTCACAACAGTGCTATATGGTAGGTAGTATTAGCTCAGTTGGACAGATAAGAGAACCAGGGCACAGAAAGGTGAAGAAACTGGCCCAAGGCCACAACTAGGAAGTAACTACAATTTGAACCATGGCAGTCTGAGTCACAATCCAGACTCCTGACTACCTTgttgtcttgagagagagagagagagaggagaaccaacttggagagggaggggaggactgAAAATTCAATTTACATTGTATTTCTTGCcagggggatggggtggggtgtgggaaaCCATACATTACACCACAGTCATCCTGGCTATGTTCAATCTTTTCTTGAGATTCACCTTATATGAAAGAACTGAAATGAAATCAGGTgaggggcaggaagaaagaaagggcacCTGATTCTTTCTGTGATTGAGGTCAATTCAGACTTGTGATGGAAGGTTCACCTGCCCCCTTGGGCAGCTTTTCTCCATTGCCTCTCTTCTGCCCTCCTCAGATGAGCAAATGGTAGATGCAACCCTGAAATGAATGGGTGTGAGGTGAGTCACCTCAGAGCAGGGCCTCTGGCTTCCTTTTCCTGCCATAGGGCCACCACCTTCTTCCTCCCTGAGGCTGCCACAGTTCtgcttgccccacccccacccccccaacagcCTTCCTGTGTAGATGCACAAAGCATCTGAGACCCCAGAGCTCAGAGGGAGATAAAATTTAGCAAGTTCAGGGGAAGAGTCTTCCTCGGGGTGTCTGCCCTCTGTCACTCCTTCCTTGGTTGGGTCTCATTTTCCAACTTCCCATCCTTTCCACCCAAACTCTTTCCCAGCTCACCCCACCCCCGTGTGCACTGGTTGGTAAGAATGGTTTCTTCTTTAATCTTCTCAAACAACACTTATACTTTGAAAAGTGTCTTCTGGAGATATAATGCCGAATGGTGAACTTCCAggtgtatataaaattatttttatttctggaaggtTTTGCAGGGACTCTTTAAATAACTCCATGAAGGCCAGGGTCTACTGGGCTTACATATAAGCTGTGTCTGGTATCAGCACATCCCCTATTTCTATTCTTTATCTGTATTGCCCCTTTCCACAGGGAAAGATCACCaaagccaaaataatatttatttctcatgccTGATCCCTCACCCCTAACACCACCCACCTCCAGAATTGGAATCATATTCTTCAATTTCATAGAACAAGTACTACTTCAGTAGAAGACAAAGAAGCATGAGATGCTTCTGTGAGGTAGTTAAGTAAAGCTGATTCACA
Coding sequences:
- the HOPX gene encoding homeodomain-only protein gives rise to the protein MSAETASGPTEDQVEILEYNFNKVNKHPDPTTLCLIAAEAGLSEEETQKWFKQRLAQWRRSEGLPSECRSVTD